One segment of Ricinus communis isolate WT05 ecotype wild-type chromosome 8, ASM1957865v1, whole genome shotgun sequence DNA contains the following:
- the LOC8261606 gene encoding 40S ribosomal protein S15a-1, whose protein sequence is MVRVSVLNDALKCMYNAEKRGKRQVMIRPSSKVIIKFLLVMQKHGYIGEFEYVDDHRAGKIVVELNGRLNKCGVISPRFDVGVKEIEGWTARLLPSRQFGYIVLTTSAGIMDHEEARRKNVGGKVLGFFY, encoded by the exons ATGGTGAGAGTTAGTGTTTTGAATGATGCTCTTAAGTGCATGTATAATGCTGAGAAGAGGGGTAAACGGCAGGTTATGATCAGGCCATCCTCCAAAGTCATCATCAAGTTTCTTCTGGTGATGCAAAAGCATG GTTATATTGGTGAGTTTGAGTATGTTGACGACCACCGAGCTGGAAAAATTGTGGTTGAACTCAATGGACGGCTGAacaagtgtggggttattagTCCTCGCTTTGATGTTGGAGTCAAAGAGATTGAAGGATGGACTGCTAGGTTGCTTCCCTCAAGACAG TTTGGCTATATCGTGCTGACAACATCTGCTGGTATCATGGATCATGAAGAAGCCAGGAGAAAGAATGTTGGAGGCAAAGTACTGGGTTTCTTCTATTGA
- the LOC8261605 gene encoding histone H2B: MAPKTEKKPAEKKPAEEKKTVAEKAPAEKKPKAGKKLPKEGGAAAAGDKKKKRTKKSIETYKIYIFKVLKQVHPDIGISSKAMGIMNSFINDIFEKLAQEASRLARYNKKPTITSREIQTAVRLVLPGELAKHAVSEGTKAVTKFTSS; encoded by the coding sequence ATGGCACCAAAGACGGAGAAGAAACCAGCAGAGAAGAAGCCAGCGGAGGAGAAAAAGACGGTGGCGGAGAAAGCACCGGCAGAGAAGAAACCAAAGGCCGGAAAGAAACTACCAAAGGAAGGAGGAGCAGCGGCGGCTGGggacaagaaaaagaagagaacgAAGAAGAGCATAGAAACATACAAGATCTATATATTCAAGGTGTTGAAACAAGTGCATCCTGATATTGGGATCTCAAGCAAGGCTATGGGAATTATGAACTCATTTATAAATGATATATTCGAGAAGCTTGCACAAGAAGCATCGAGGCTTGCGAGGTATAACAAGAAGCCAACTATCACTTCTAGGGAGATTCAGACTGCTGTTAGATTGGTGTTGCCGGGTGAATTGGCGAAGCACGCAGTATCTGAGGGTACTAAGGCTGTAACAAAATTTACTAGCTCTTGA
- the LOC8261604 gene encoding small RNA-binding protein 11, chloroplastic isoform X5, with the protein MLYHKSEIGKVVFAIRNCKRRLVLDPRTQKPKGFGFVTFDSESQAQKALKAMNGRIVDGRLLFVEVAKSINSGEDASA; encoded by the exons ATGCTATACCACAAATCAGAAATTGGAAAAGTTGTTTTCGCCATTCGGAATTGTAAAAGAAG GCTAGTTCTTGATCCAAGAACTCAAAAGCCTAAAGGTTTTGGCTTTGTTACCTTTGATTCAGAGAGCCAAGCACAGAAGGCCTTGAAGGCCATGAATGGCAGG ATAGTTGATGGAAGACTGCTATTTGTGGAAGTTGCAAAAAGTATAAACTCAGGCGAAGATGCAAGCGCTTGA
- the LOC8261604 gene encoding small RNA-binding protein 11, chloroplastic isoform X2 has product MAIRLGSQLFVGRLSCYTTNQKLEKLFSPFGIVKEARLVLDPRTQKPKGFGFVTFDSESQAQKALKAMNGRIVDGRLLFVEVAKSINSGEDASA; this is encoded by the exons ATGGCAATAAGACTCGGCTCGCAGCTCTTTGTTGGCA gATTATCATGCTATACCACAAATCAGAAATTGGAAAAGTTGTTTTCGCCATTCGGAATTGTAAAAGAAG CTAGGCTAGTTCTTGATCCAAGAACTCAAAAGCCTAAAGGTTTTGGCTTTGTTACCTTTGATTCAGAGAGCCAAGCACAGAAGGCCTTGAAGGCCATGAATGGCAGG ATAGTTGATGGAAGACTGCTATTTGTGGAAGTTGCAAAAAGTATAAACTCAGGCGAAGATGCAAGCGCTTGA
- the LOC8261604 gene encoding small RNA-binding protein 11, chloroplastic isoform X1: MAIRLGSQLFVGRLSCYTTNQKLEKLFSPFGIVKEARLVLDPRTQKPKGFGFVTFDSESQAQKALKAMNGRGWVLIEQIVDGRLLFVEVAKSINSGEDASA, from the exons ATGGCAATAAGACTCGGCTCGCAGCTCTTTGTTGGCA gATTATCATGCTATACCACAAATCAGAAATTGGAAAAGTTGTTTTCGCCATTCGGAATTGTAAAAGAAG CTAGGCTAGTTCTTGATCCAAGAACTCAAAAGCCTAAAGGTTTTGGCTTTGTTACCTTTGATTCAGAGAGCCAAGCACAGAAGGCCTTGAAGGCCATGAATGGCAGG GGGTGGGTGTTAATCGAACAGATAGTTGATGGAAGACTGCTATTTGTGGAAGTTGCAAAAAGTATAAACTCAGGCGAAGATGCAAGCGCTTGA
- the LOC8261604 gene encoding small RNA-binding protein 11, chloroplastic isoform X3: MAIRLGSQLFVGRLSCYTTNQKLEKLFSPFGIVKEARLVLDPRTQKPKGFGFVTFDSESQAQKALKAMNGRYGGVGVNRTDS, translated from the exons ATGGCAATAAGACTCGGCTCGCAGCTCTTTGTTGGCA gATTATCATGCTATACCACAAATCAGAAATTGGAAAAGTTGTTTTCGCCATTCGGAATTGTAAAAGAAG CTAGGCTAGTTCTTGATCCAAGAACTCAAAAGCCTAAAGGTTTTGGCTTTGTTACCTTTGATTCAGAGAGCCAAGCACAGAAGGCCTTGAAGGCCATGAATGGCAGG TACGGAGGGGTGGGTGTTAATCGAACAGATAGTTGA
- the LOC8261604 gene encoding small RNA-binding protein 11, chloroplastic isoform X4, with translation MAIRLGSQLFVGRLSCYTTNQKLEKLFSPFGIVKEARLVLDPRTQKPKGFGFVTFDSESQAQKALKAMNGRLNESNYKC, from the exons ATGGCAATAAGACTCGGCTCGCAGCTCTTTGTTGGCA gATTATCATGCTATACCACAAATCAGAAATTGGAAAAGTTGTTTTCGCCATTCGGAATTGTAAAAGAAG CTAGGCTAGTTCTTGATCCAAGAACTCAAAAGCCTAAAGGTTTTGGCTTTGTTACCTTTGATTCAGAGAGCCAAGCACAGAAGGCCTTGAAGGCCATGAATGGCAGG CTCAATGAAAGTAATTACAAGTGTTGA